A window of Deltaproteobacteria bacterium genomic DNA:
GCCAGGCCTCGGAGTCGTCGAGCACCGTGCAGGTGGTCGTGCTTCTGCCGACGGTGAGGATGCGAACGCGCTCTCCGTCCGGCTCCGGGCCGCGCGTGCCGAAGCCGTTCGTAGAGAAGTAGGAGACGCCCGAGACGCCCGGCGTGATCGCCTCCGAGGGGTAGAACACCTCGAGCGCATTGCGGTGATACGGATAGAAGCGCTGCGGATCGCGCGTGAGCCGGAGCGCGCCTTCGAGCGCCGCGACGCAAACCAGGCTCGAGATCGCGAGCGCCGCAAGTGCGAAGAGCGCGCGACTTCGCCTGGCCTGGCTCACCCCGGCGACTCCGAGGCGAGCAGCGCCAGCAGCGCACCGCGGTCGATCTTCCCGTTCGCGTTCAGCGGGAAGCTCGCGATCAGCCGCAGCTCGCGCGGCACCATGTATCCGGGCAGGCGCGCCGCAAGCCGTGCACGGACCGCGTCGAGATCGAGCTCGTCCGCGCCGAGGAAGGCGACCACGCCGTCGGCGCCGCCGGCGTTGCGCGGCCAGCCGACCGCGATCGCGGCCTCGACGCCGGCCTCCTCGCGAAGCGCCGCCTCGATCTCGCCCAGCTCGACGCGATAGCCCTGGATCTTGATCTGATGGTCGACACGCCCGAGATACACCAGCGGCGCGCCGTCCTTCGGCCGCCGCACGCGATCGCCCGTGCGGTAGAAGACCCGCTCGCGCTCCGGTGGGACGACGAACGCGGCGGCGGTGCGCTCGGGATCGCGCCAGTAGCCAGCCGAGAGCTGCGGCCCGGTCATCAGCAGCTCGCCGATCTCGCCGGGCGCGACCTCGCGCAGCGCGTCGTCGGCGACCAACGGCTCCATCTGCGGGAACGGCTCGCCGATCGGCACCACGCCCTGCTCGCACTCGGCCGGCGAGCGCAGCGGATCCCAGCGGTACAGCGTGCACGCGATCGTGAGCTCGGTCGGCCCGTACAGGTTCTCGACGATCGAGTTCGGCGCCGCCGCGGCCCAGGCGCGCGCGACCTCGGCGGGAAGCGCCTCGCCGCAGAACAGAGAGAGGCGCAGGCTCGGGAAGGCGTCGGGCCGCAGCTTGCGCAGCTTCGCGAGGAGCATCCCCGTCGACGGAACCGAGAACCAGACCGAGAGCCGCGACTCGTTCACGAACGAGGCCGGCACGAGCTTCTGCTTCTGCGACGGGCAGCAGACGCACGCCCCGCGCTGCCACGGCACGAACATGTCGAAGGCCGAGAGGTCGAAGGTCAGATCGAACATCTGCGAGAAGCGATCGCCCTCGCCGACCCCGTAGCGCTCGACCATTGCGTCCACGACGTCCGCGACGTTGGCCTGCGAGACCATCACGCCCTTCGGGTCGCCGGTGCTTCCCGAGGTGAAGAGAAGATAGGCGAGCGCCGCGTCCGGCAGGCTCCGCGGCGAAAACGCGGGCGCCGGGCCGTCCGGCTCCGAGACCTCGAAGCCGTGCTGCGGAAAACGCGCGCGGAGCTCCGCCACGGGCGCGCTCTCGGGCACGAGCAGGACGAGCCGGCGAGTCACGCCCGACAGGAGCGCGTCGAGCTG
This region includes:
- a CDS encoding D-alanine--poly(phosphoribitol) ligase is translated as MRGLARRFVDSVERHGDRVALEVEGRELGYARLYRAASNLAAALEGVPCGAEPPLTAVFGHRSQLAFAGILAALLRGHGYVPLNPAFPTERSARMLERSGCRDVIVDEGALGQLDALLSGVTRRLVLLVPESAPVAELRARFPQHGFEVSEPDGPAPAFSPRSLPDAALAYLLFTSGSTGDPKGVMVSQANVADVVDAMVERYGVGEGDRFSQMFDLTFDLSAFDMFVPWQRGACVCCPSQKQKLVPASFVNESRLSVWFSVPSTGMLLAKLRKLRPDAFPSLRLSLFCGEALPAEVARAWAAAAPNSIVENLYGPTELTIACTLYRWDPLRSPAECEQGVVPIGEPFPQMEPLVADDALREVAPGEIGELLMTGPQLSAGYWRDPERTAAAFVVPPERERVFYRTGDRVRRPKDGAPLVYLGRVDHQIKIQGYRVELGEIEAALREEAGVEAAIAVGWPRNAGGADGVVAFLGADELDLDAVRARLAARLPGYMVPRELRLIASFPLNANGKIDRGALLALLASESPG